The following nucleotide sequence is from Oreochromis niloticus isolate F11D_XX linkage group LG9, O_niloticus_UMD_NMBU, whole genome shotgun sequence.
ACAGgccctggatgactgagaacagaCAAAACTTAAATCTTTTAGGCACTGCTGGGagttgaacccaggatctcctgttttCTAGTTTAACACTTACTAGACAGGCACTTTAACCAACTAAGCCACAGTGCCACATACATGCCACACAGATGAGTGACTGATGAACACTGAGAAAACCTCCAAACATCAAACCAATTTGAgcttaaacagaaacacatgaaaggtaatcttgtttctttatttaatcaCCAGAGGTTGTCGCATCAAAAGAGACAACGTCTGTCAAAGTCAGGGGTTAAAAGTTTTGCTAGCTCTCCACGACACTCTAAACTTCAGGCTGCTCATCTACAGTCAGCCTCCTCCATTGCGTCTTGATGCCCACTCACACTAGTCAGCTTCTACGACAGGTGGGTGGGGTAACTGCAGAGTTACTctagttttgcattttcattttcttcgtttgtttttaatttagtttagtttcacttACGTTCTATTGTGAGTTCATGTATTTCAGTTTCGTTTAGAGAGCAAGAGAGTAATAATAACTAACTGaggaaataaaagtaaaacccttcaaagtgctgcagaaaaagaaaatatttcactCTAGTCAGTcaccttaaatgataaaaactggacTTCACCACAGGCTCTAACTTGGCTGcccaatttaaaatcactgtccaacttaaaaccaaggtcagtaataCCAGGTTTAACATAAACATCCAGGGGTCTCAAATCAACAGAGGAGGACTCACAAGGACCACTAGTTCCAAACGCCAACACCTCTGTTTTCTTATCATTAGAATTTAAGAAGTTTAAAGCCAACCAAGCTTTAATGTCATTTAGACATGTCAAGAGAGGTTTTATGGAGATGCCATCCTTCTGCTTTAGCTGCAAATAAATTTGACAGTCATCAGTGGAACAATGAAAAGAGATCCCATGCCTTTTAAGGATGAAACCCTAAGGCAATATATACAGTAAAAAGAGCCCTAAACTTGACCCCTCTGGGACGCCACATGACAGAGAAGCAGGAACCGAGAAGCTGACAGAGAAAGTTCTGTTGCCAAATAAGACTAAACCAATTAAGTGCAGTGCCACCAATACCCATAAGATCATTTAATCAAGATATTAGAATTTTGTCGTCTACTGTGTCAAAGGGTGCAGTCAGATCAAGCAAGATCAGAACAACGTGGTTACCAGAATAAAGACCTTTAAGAATGCAGATTCTGTGCTATAAAGGGTTTTAAATCCCGATTGAAAAACCTCAAGGATGCCATTACATCTATAAAATATTTCAGTTGACACAAAACAATTTTCTCTAACACTTGGAAAGAAAATGCAGCTTGGAAATCAGTCTATAATTAGCTAAAACTGTGTGATCAAGGCCAGGTTTCCTAAGCAGTGGCTGCACTACTGCATGTTTGAAAATTGCAGGAACCACACCAGAGGACAGACTGCTGTTAATAATGTCAAGGACAGACTGCCCTATACTAGGAAAGATTTCTTTTAACAATCGTGGAGGGAAAGGATCCTGGGGGGAACCTGCGGGGTTAATATGACACCCCGCATCCTCTGAAATGGAGAGAATCACAAGCTCAAACTGAGTAAAATCAGCAGTGCAAGGCACAGAGACAGAGGGTCAGAGTCAGGAGCTGTGATAAGAGCCCTGGTGGTGCCGACCTTTTCAATAAAAGGCGATCATCATGTCTGGCGATTATACCTCAGCAGAGACTTTGTTTGGTGAATGACACAGGTCAGAAATaatagaaacagaaacaaacttgGGAGTGACAGATGAGCAACCACACACACCGGCGCCATCTTGTTACCAGTCAGGTGTGAAGAACAGTTAGACCAAAGGTTCATTCAAGACTTTTTATGTGAAGGGGAGGATTTTAAACTGGATTCTGGTTTTATCAGAAAATCAGTTCCACTCGATCTGTTTCAGGATGGCTGAGTGGTCTAAGGTGCTGTGTTCAGGTTGCAGTCTCCTCTAGAGGTGTAGGTTTGAACCCCATTTTGAGCAGTTTCTGCTTGGTATGAGGAATCAAATGCACAGTCTACTGCTTGCTGAATTTCATCACTTGCACACCTGGTGTTTGTCAAACACTTAATTCAGGCTTTTTCacttaatacaagatattttagcttgaaataagtgaacaaatctgccaatggaacaagtgaaaatagtctacttttttctagttttaagcTGCTTGTGTCTCgtttaagtgtaatgagatcattttgactagaaataaaagaaatatacttggtaagatttagagtttttgcagtgtgtgCTCCCAAAGCTGCCTCTTTTGCCTCTTATCTTATCTGCAAAGGCATTCCCTAATGTGACTGGATCTTTCCCTCGGGTATGTGCTGCACATTTAAAACGGCAATTCTACTGGGCAATAATACTGCTTATTGCATATTGGCTATCAGTGTATATTGTCACATTTTGTTTCTCTGCAGCTTACATGCAAAAGGGCAAAAAGGTTGACGGATTTAGAGTTGTGCACCGCTTTATGGTTATGTGTGGTTGTGAGAGGAGCAGTGACATTAAAGACAAGTGTCTTGCAGGTGATAGAAATGTCATCTTAGTCTGCAGCAGTAAAACATCTACCTCGTGTGGAACTAACAGTGTCAAAGGGTGAAATAAAACTATTTCCCCTGGAACATTGTACAGCTTGAGCCGCTGCATACTTACCTCACACGCAGAGGCAAAGCAGAAGCAACTGGATCTAATCTTTTAGGATAGTAAgctactggcttcatttttggggaaaGTGCTGTTAGTCCCAGTCACTtggcatttgtgctgttcacagaaccaCAATTCCATCGCTGAACTTCCTCCTGCGCCGTCggatggagcttggcacgctcccttCAAGCTTCCATCTTGTGGACGATCTCCTCAGTCACTCCTTCGCATGGCACCTCACGACACCTGCAAGTTAGTAATTGACACTCCTCTTTTGCTACGGCTCTCGCCATGTGTCAACTGCACACAATGAGACATGCACAAGAATGTTGCACATTCTTCTCCAGGGTTTCCCTCTTGGAGCAGCTCCACTCCGaacctgtaaccctgtgtaTAAACATTAGTGAGCTGTTAAATGTTAAGCTTGTTTAACTCCCAGCTCCACCCGGAGCCTGTATCCTAGAAGACAAAGTTAAAACAAACTTCACATTTCCAAACAACTGTAGgtcataagagtaataaagtattcagcatcaCAAAGacaactagaaagtgcattttctgaagaaactgcagtgtgaatgcttgaatctgaatgtatgcactgaaatgaattaattgctgaatttaagctaaaatgttgaatgagctggaaaatacagaatttttaacctgaaaacaaaagtgcagaacttttgaaagcttatgttcacacagaagaagttggaaaatggctgaaaatgtataaaatgtaaattagaaaaagatgagtaatgacaaaagaaaatttagagtcagaaaacctcTGAATATTAAACGTTCATATTCTTCTAATCACTTAAAGAGTGGAATTATGTATTATAAATCTCcaattaaaaaaacccccaacttaataaaaataaatgtaaaaacaaatttgttgaAATGAACTTAAAAGATGAACAAACATTCTGGagaaaatacaaactttaataTACAGCATAATGTTTTTCAGACATATTGTGTATATTATGTTTAATAGTATTATATACATCAATTTGTTTTGTATGtcataaaaataacataaaaatctttttttttctattttacagCTCCTTTCTGAAAAGGACTagtagaataaataaaaataactaaattaaataactaaataaaaataagcaaCATATGAAGTACATGaaaattcaacttttaaaaccacaatcCTGAACCTTTAAATTGTGTTGGTTTCTTAGAACATGGCTGAACAGCTGTTTCTATCCGTCTACTTAATCTACTGCTCTGTCTACAGATCTTTTTATTACTCATTTTTTACGTTTTATTGTAAACAGTGTAAAGGAGAACTGTATAGAGATTTTTGAGTAAATTCAAATGAAAGCCTAAGGTGGTGACACagtttaaagacagactttaaagaaaattcttatttgaaactggtgataaaatccaggtcagatacagttacatacaaacatacagtacacactgctgctcaaaggttggaggtcagttagaaaagtccctgattttaataaaaaattggctttaatgtaacatcacatgaaggttatcagtaatgttttcacagctttaatcaaatcattcatcatccataagttgtgatggaaaaatgtctgcaagcgtgcaggagcccatttttagagacaatcactcctgtgttataatgttaattgaagtttatcaggtcagatgaccaatagatgataagaaatatactcttactgattattagagttgaaaagtactttgctaagcaaaattaaatgaggttaggctgcaacttgaaacgtttacataaaaggctcagttggtgatgcatgaaagaaaaataattttcttctacaaatctattggagaattctgattgtaagaaatgaaaaatattcaaagagtgaaactgttggaaaagtgaaggttttgtgcagctgggtgttgcagcccctttagaggaaaatgtaaacttggtttaatgaggttaaaaacagaaactgggatgatccagacacatttattgtttctttaatccccacaatagtttgagtttgtgctcaaatgtcttaaaaagctgttttgagtgataaattaggcttttaatgtgttaaacttgcattagataagacaatgtaccactgaacacaggagggattattgctgaaaatgggtctgtgaacacctctgtagatatcTGAGAGGATCACACTCCTAGACCAGAGGAGAGACATATGAATGTAAACAGCACTACAGTCAAGTGCTTTATTCCCATCTTCTCTTTTCTGGAATACATTTGACAGAACTGAGTCCTTACTTCTTTAATTGAAGCAAAAATGGCAGCTTTAGTGCTTCTTTCCTGCTTTACTTGGTCAAAATCCAGAGACTGCACACCATTCCTGAGGTAGGGCTTCAGGTCCATTCCCTGATACTGATGTTCTCCAATGTACTGAAAAGTGCTTTCCAGCACTCGAGGCAGTATTCCTGGCTCTTTTGGAGTTCCTGCAGCACTTCAAAACATTACCATAAGAACACGACTTGAACTTCACAAGGATATTGTGCTTCTGTCCGTACCTTGGATTGTGAAGGTTTTCCCAGCATTGGTTACACCATAGCTGAATATCAGTGCATTCTTCCCATCCAAGAAATCACTCATTTGGCTTTTGACTGTGTTCTCAAACAGCTCAGCCTGTGTTGTGTCAGGCCCAAAAATCTAGAAGGCAACAGAAGATAAAAAGTTGATAATTATTGACATAAAAGGGGGGAGAAAATGGGTCATTTCAAATGTTACTGacctgtgaaaaagaaaatttgtGGAGTGACATGCCAATTCCTTTCTCACTGCTCTTCATGGTGGCAGAACCTTTTGGTGCATTCAGTGTCACCGTCTGGCTGTTTTCAATCACAACACAAGCCTGAGAGATGGGAAAACAAAGTGTTTAACAGTCTTTGTAAATCAAACCATCTCATAACAGGTGAAAGTCAGAACTGGCATGGGCCAGTTGGTGCAAAAGTGGCAACTACGTCTTAAATCAGGTGctctttccatccatccatccatccattcgcttccgcttatccttttcagggtcgcggggtgcgctggagcctatcccagctgtcatagggcgagaggcggggtacaccctggacacgtcgccagtctgtcacagggccaacacacagggacagacaaccatagtttcctcacacctagtgacaatttcgattatccaattaacctatccccacaagctgcatgtctttggacggtgggaggaagccggagtacccggaggaacccacgcaaacacggggagaacatgcaaactccacacagaaagaccccggcctgatggtggaattgaactcaggaccttcttgctgtgcggcaacagtgctgaccaccgtgccaccgtgctgagGTGCTCTTTccattagttttattttgaatgcAAGACAACTGCTCTTAAATAGTATTAGGCTACAAGATCATCTAATCCGGGTAGGGAGACCTATTGTGTTTTAATACAAAATGTTCCAGTCTCTTATATTGATGGAAATGTGCAGATGAGCTACAACACTTGCAGAAGAAAGCAGAGAGGATACACACTGGTTTTTCCTTATTGGTCATCCCAGTATGTTCGAGTGTACCTGATCCTCATTGTTAGAGAGCTCCTCTTTAGAGAAAGGCCTCACTCTGAGATAAACGCTCATTGTCTGCTGTTCAGCTGCACCGGGCACATCAGTCtaacaacagaaaaagaccAATCAAAGCAGAGGAGCTgagtttaaactgttttttccaGTCCCTCCATTCAGTTACTGGGACAGACTCCTCAAGTAAGCGAAGAATTGGCAGCAATGGTaatgcaataaaaacacaaacaaacaaaa
It contains:
- the LOC109200426 gene encoding kinesin-like protein KIF20A isoform X1, with translation MSEVSEMTQENSVCMQSVDMDFTCLPPGNTSLQQTDVPGAAEQQTMSVYLRVRPFSKEELSNNEDQACVVIENSQTVTLNAPKGSATMKSSEKGIGMSLHKFSFSQIFGPDTTQAELFENTVKSQMSDFLDGKNALIFSYGVTNAGKTFTIQGTPKEPGILPRVLESTFQYIGEHQYQGMDLKPYLRNGVQSLDFDQVKQERSTKAAIFASIKEECDPLRYLQRCSQTHFQQ
- the LOC109200426 gene encoding kinesin-like protein KIF20A isoform X2, with the translated sequence MSEVSEMTQENSVCMQSVDMDFTCLPPGNTSLQQTDVPGAAEQQTMSVYLRVRPFSKEELSNNEDQACVVIENSQTVTLNAPKGSATMKSSEKGIGMSLHKFSFSQIFGPDTTQAELFENTVKSQMSDFLDGKNALIFSYGVTNAGKTFTIQVLQELQKSQEYCLECWKALFSTLENISIREWT